One segment of Polyangiaceae bacterium DNA contains the following:
- a CDS encoding tetratricopeptide repeat protein, whose product MLRRKLALGVAVCLLAPAALAQKADKKAEPAKDEKAAKADAGGVKKDPQGVTGISPFWEALKKGDDLYVARDFDGAIAAYKEAITKTPQHPLGHYRIGEAHLAKKEISEAEAAWVAALRYVGPDKSLKAKILFVLADLRERQKSLDDATDRWNAYAQFAQQNTDAKTYPASAEERKKRVATWKQMLDQYGAVRKRIEQRLKEADDKAKKSAQ is encoded by the coding sequence ATGCTGCGGAGAAAACTAGCTCTAGGAGTTGCGGTCTGTTTGCTCGCGCCGGCGGCCCTCGCTCAGAAGGCCGACAAGAAGGCCGAACCGGCCAAGGACGAAAAGGCAGCCAAGGCAGACGCCGGCGGGGTGAAGAAAGATCCCCAAGGCGTCACCGGCATCAGCCCGTTCTGGGAAGCTCTGAAGAAGGGCGACGATCTCTACGTGGCCCGGGACTTCGATGGCGCGATCGCGGCGTACAAAGAGGCAATCACGAAGACGCCACAACATCCCCTGGGCCACTACCGCATCGGTGAGGCTCACCTGGCCAAGAAGGAAATCTCGGAAGCGGAAGCCGCGTGGGTGGCCGCGCTGCGCTACGTCGGCCCCGACAAGTCCTTGAAAGCCAAGATCTTGTTCGTGCTGGCGGACTTGCGGGAGCGGCAGAAGTCCTTGGACGACGCGACGGATCGTTGGAACGCCTACGCGCAGTTCGCGCAGCAGAACACCGACGCCAAGACCTACCCCGCATCCGCTGAGGAGCGGAAGAAGCGCGTCGCCACGTGGAAGCAGATGCTCGATCAGTATGGTGCCGTGCGCAAACGCATCGAGCAGCGGCTCAAGGAAGCCGACGACAAAGCCAAGAAGAGCGCGCAGTAG
- a CDS encoding FliM/FliN family flagellar motor switch protein, with translation MAGGRSVRPYPWQALERLTRSAARASGPVRRAVQHAVDLSALAPALGSVLGSDLALYREAMRVAEGPRAAGRAWLRAETSDVELCLHLEDELVVSVVSRLLARPVTLSQSAGGVDPALAGVVAAVVGEALRRAYGPQRWTLSLPQASSSSPGTQIDFTLVLDGRAFRGSVWLVRPESSWQLPPARPLSALGALPLSVPVVVGVSSLSRDAFSQLQVGDAFLPEGGWWIDSARVGACALVSGKQELGLAADLSPEGHIVVRGETRALSWEDDVSQADGTGEDPVSASALDAPLVVRIELGTVTLSAREWAELGPGDVIETGRRLAEPVILRVAGQEVARGELVDVEGELGVRIRSLSGGDAG, from the coding sequence ATGGCCGGGGGCCGCAGCGTTCGACCCTATCCCTGGCAGGCGCTCGAGCGTCTGACCCGCTCCGCTGCGCGTGCGTCGGGCCCGGTGCGCCGCGCCGTGCAGCATGCCGTGGACCTGAGTGCCCTCGCGCCCGCCCTTGGCAGCGTGTTGGGAAGCGACTTGGCACTCTATCGCGAGGCGATGCGCGTCGCGGAGGGGCCACGAGCCGCGGGTCGCGCCTGGCTCCGCGCGGAAACGAGCGACGTCGAGCTGTGCCTGCATTTGGAGGACGAGCTGGTCGTGAGCGTGGTGTCACGCCTATTGGCACGTCCCGTCACCCTGAGTCAGTCGGCAGGGGGCGTCGACCCAGCGCTCGCCGGCGTGGTGGCGGCCGTGGTCGGAGAGGCGTTGCGTCGCGCGTACGGTCCGCAGCGCTGGACGCTGTCGCTGCCCCAAGCCAGTTCTTCTTCCCCAGGAACGCAGATCGATTTCACCCTGGTGCTGGACGGGCGCGCCTTTCGTGGCTCGGTCTGGTTGGTGCGACCCGAGTCGAGTTGGCAGCTGCCGCCGGCTCGACCCTTGAGCGCCCTCGGCGCATTGCCGCTGTCCGTACCTGTGGTCGTCGGCGTTTCCAGCTTGAGTCGCGACGCCTTCTCCCAGCTCCAGGTGGGCGATGCTTTCCTACCCGAAGGCGGCTGGTGGATCGATTCCGCGCGCGTCGGAGCCTGCGCACTGGTCAGCGGGAAGCAAGAGCTCGGACTCGCCGCGGATCTCTCGCCCGAGGGCCATATTGTGGTACGTGGCGAGACGCGAGCCCTGAGCTGGGAGGATGACGTGTCGCAAGCGGACGGTACTGGAGAAGACCCCGTGAGTGCTTCTGCCCTGGATGCACCCTTGGTCGTGCGTATCGAATTGGGCACCGTGACCCTCAGCGCCCGCGAATGGGCCGAGCTTGGCCCGGGCGACGTGATCGAGACCGGTCGACGGCTCGCCGAGCCCGTCATCTTGCGGGTGGCGGGACAAGAAGTCGCGCGGGGCGAGTTGGTAGACGTGGAAGGTGAGTTGGGGGTCAGGATTCGATCCTTGTCCGGAGGCGATGCAGGTTGA
- a CDS encoding glycosyltransferase family 1 protein, which produces MPTILLDLSVLSTNARTLGIGRYVADLAKGLERITRGTRTRVLGLESLSLFGHERVTEDLSGAIERLRDASRKSQAHVGWAYALRAGLTAVARHVAPDLVHTGHPGATPLGRFPCPRVTTCHDLIPLRYPKHYLTWRDGYQRGRQHLDQRRFGTADHVIAVSETSANDLVTLLGVPASKVSVVHNGVDLTRWNSEPEAHDAATRERYEVAERNYVLAVGDVNWRKNPEGVMRALAHARRGPQGQDLTLVWAARLDATARLRLLAMARELGVAGAVILAGYVSDPDLAALYRGAVAQVFVSRAEGFGYPALEAMACGCPVITSDRSSMAELTTGAAMLVDPDSPSQIADAMVELCKDRAAREGLSKRGVARAARYSLDRMAERTLEVYERVLAER; this is translated from the coding sequence ATGCCGACAATCCTGTTGGACCTGTCGGTCCTCAGCACGAACGCCCGAACCCTGGGCATCGGGCGCTACGTGGCCGATCTGGCGAAGGGGCTCGAGCGCATCACGCGTGGCACGCGCACGCGCGTGTTGGGCTTGGAAAGCCTGTCTCTGTTCGGGCACGAGCGCGTGACGGAAGACCTCAGCGGTGCCATCGAACGCCTGCGCGACGCTTCGCGCAAGTCCCAGGCCCACGTGGGTTGGGCCTACGCCTTGCGCGCGGGGCTGACCGCGGTCGCGCGCCACGTCGCGCCCGACCTGGTGCACACAGGGCACCCCGGCGCAACCCCTCTCGGGCGCTTCCCCTGTCCGCGCGTCACGACGTGCCACGACTTGATCCCCCTGCGCTATCCAAAGCACTACTTGACCTGGCGCGACGGCTATCAGCGAGGTCGCCAGCATCTGGATCAGCGTCGCTTCGGCACGGCGGACCACGTCATCGCGGTGAGCGAAACATCGGCCAACGATCTGGTGACACTGCTCGGCGTGCCCGCGTCCAAGGTCAGCGTCGTCCACAACGGCGTGGATCTCACGCGCTGGAACAGCGAGCCAGAGGCACACGACGCAGCGACGCGAGAACGCTACGAAGTAGCGGAACGCAACTACGTCTTGGCCGTGGGCGACGTGAACTGGCGCAAGAATCCCGAAGGCGTGATGCGAGCCCTCGCCCACGCGCGGCGCGGACCGCAGGGTCAGGACCTGACCTTGGTCTGGGCGGCGCGTCTGGATGCCACAGCGCGTCTTCGGTTGCTGGCCATGGCTCGTGAGCTGGGAGTAGCAGGTGCAGTGATCCTCGCCGGCTATGTCAGTGATCCGGATCTGGCCGCGCTCTATCGCGGCGCTGTCGCCCAGGTGTTCGTCTCGCGGGCCGAGGGCTTCGGCTATCCAGCGCTGGAGGCGATGGCCTGCGGTTGTCCCGTCATCACGAGTGATCGCAGCAGCATGGCCGAACTGACCACGGGCGCCGCCATGTTGGTGGATCCCGACTCACCATCCCAGATCGCCGACGCCATGGTCGAGTTGTGCAAGGACCGGGCGGCACGAGAGGGGCTGAGCAAGCGAGGCGTCGCGCGGGCGGCTCGCTACAGTCTGGACCGAATGGCGGAGAGGACCCTGGAAGTCTA